A stretch of the Halomonas sp. CH40 genome encodes the following:
- a CDS encoding TIGR02281 family clan AA aspartic protease has product MRWREYGSSLMMMLLFWVLLMAVGTWWVHGGWQAMLHPNTHILETAEPGKPLTLKRNRAGHFEAPGFINGQPVIFLLDTGATYVAVSANLADELGLEPGRSTWFNTANGRVEGALTHLDEVRLGAIHMADVQGSISPESEQDIVLLGMSFLGLLNIQMQQGEMRIRPPEEAVSQ; this is encoded by the coding sequence GGCGCGAGTATGGCAGTAGCCTGATGATGATGCTGTTATTCTGGGTGCTGTTAATGGCGGTGGGCACCTGGTGGGTTCATGGCGGCTGGCAAGCCATGCTGCACCCTAATACGCACATTCTGGAAACCGCCGAGCCGGGCAAGCCGCTGACGCTTAAACGTAATCGTGCTGGCCACTTTGAAGCCCCGGGTTTTATTAACGGGCAGCCGGTCATTTTTTTGCTGGATACCGGCGCTACCTACGTGGCTGTGTCCGCCAACCTGGCTGATGAACTGGGCCTGGAACCTGGCCGCAGCACCTGGTTCAACACTGCCAATGGCCGGGTCGAAGGGGCCTTGACGCACTTGGATGAGGTGCGCTTGGGCGCTATTCATATGGCGGATGTACAGGGCTCGATCAGCCCGGAAAGCGAACAGGATATCGTGCTGCTGGGAATGAGTTTTCTTGGCTTGCTCAATATCCAGATGCAGCAGGGCGAGATGAGAATTCGACCTCCTGAAGAAGCGGTATCGCAATAA
- a CDS encoding PLDc N-terminal domain-containing protein: MGIEVGGLLGLIWLIILIWAIVKVAKSSSGAISKLLWILILLFFPLVGFIIWLLLGPKG; encoded by the coding sequence ATGGGAATTGAAGTAGGCGGGCTTCTGGGCCTGATCTGGTTGATTATCCTGATTTGGGCCATCGTCAAGGTTGCCAAAAGCTCATCAGGTGCCATATCCAAACTGTTATGGATCCTGATTCTGCTGTTTTTCCCGCTGGTCGGGTTTATCATCTGGCTGCTGCTGGGGCCCAAGGGATAG
- a CDS encoding winged helix-turn-helix domain-containing protein yields the protein MVDDLEKRFEELGNEEPVAPDFPDQDHVLIIEDDKRLAELTRDYLEANGFQVSLEADGSKGVDRILTLQPDLVILDLMLPGEDGLSICRRVRPNFSGPIMMMTARTDDLDQVLGLEMGADDYVSKPVQPRVLLARMRALLRRADQPLPTGEVRLRFENLEIDNATREAWLSGERIDLTSAEFDLLWLLASNAGHVLTREEIFTELRGIKYDGQDRSIDVRVSRIRPKIGDDPHQPHRIKTVRSKGYLFVKDS from the coding sequence ATGGTCGATGATTTAGAGAAGCGATTTGAGGAATTAGGCAATGAAGAGCCTGTGGCTCCAGATTTTCCTGATCAGGATCACGTGCTGATTATTGAAGATGATAAGCGCCTGGCTGAGCTGACCCGTGATTATCTGGAAGCCAATGGTTTCCAGGTATCCCTTGAGGCAGATGGTTCCAAAGGGGTGGATCGTATTCTGACCCTGCAGCCGGATCTGGTGATTCTTGATCTGATGTTGCCTGGAGAAGATGGGTTATCAATATGTCGGCGGGTGCGGCCTAACTTTTCTGGCCCTATCATGATGATGACGGCGCGTACTGATGACCTGGATCAGGTGTTGGGCCTGGAAATGGGCGCTGATGATTACGTCTCCAAACCGGTTCAGCCACGGGTATTGCTGGCCAGGATGCGTGCCCTGTTGCGTCGAGCTGATCAGCCATTGCCCACTGGCGAAGTGCGGTTACGTTTTGAGAACCTTGAAATTGATAACGCAACCCGCGAGGCCTGGCTGTCAGGAGAGCGCATTGACCTGACCAGCGCAGAGTTTGATCTGCTATGGCTGCTCGCCAGCAATGCAGGCCACGTGCTGACTCGGGAAGAAATTTTCACTGAGCTGCGTGGCATCAAATATGATGGCCAGGATCGTTCGATTGATGTGCGTGTGTCGCGCATCCGCCCGAAGATTGGTGACGACCCACACCAGCCGCATCGCATCAAGACGGTGCGCAGCAAAGGCTATCTGTTTGTAAAGGATAGCTAA
- a CDS encoding ATP-binding protein: MRWMKYRGSFLRFYLLLGLTLLAIFLIAMIGRMLIERVGHEDYREQLAHFPMAVLMTELAPLSAVEREQRLPALSQRLGSAVELDLVPVADADLNFFEQQRLNRGGVLVETAPWRLRQRLDGSSWLLSLTLDEWQEQQWQATVALAAEGLASLPLERREARLDELASTRWSLRLVNQLPDDLSAQQRQTLARGEVVTRLAGERLDITLLTPLSGTSPLGPPWLEAELLAYDDPLPLHLHLMLLLSVMMILTLVIYLIMRNIESRMARLELAATRIASGRLETRVKVQQGDFLGRLGMAFNAMASQVQTLLRGQQEMIRAVSHELRTPVARIRFAVQMVEDMTDKPVIQRQLRGIDADISELDKLVDEILTYARLDGDAVNATEMETALVDCRAMVERVLDTLAPLHDNMTLALLPGPDTELLAEPRYLQRALQNLVSNACRYGRSRVEVRVWNEPHLVRIDVEDDGPGVPKDSRTEIFKPFTRLDDSRARSSGGYGLGLSIVQKIIIRHGGSITTDTSPNLDGARFTLLIPRRDSLA; the protein is encoded by the coding sequence ATGCGCTGGATGAAATACCGTGGTTCCTTTCTACGCTTCTATCTGCTTTTGGGGCTGACACTGTTGGCAATCTTCCTGATTGCAATGATAGGGCGGATGTTGATTGAGAGGGTGGGCCACGAAGATTACCGGGAGCAGTTAGCACACTTTCCCATGGCGGTGCTGATGACTGAACTTGCGCCGCTGTCAGCCGTTGAGCGTGAACAGCGCCTGCCTGCGCTGAGTCAGCGGCTGGGCTCAGCGGTGGAGCTTGATCTGGTACCTGTGGCAGACGCTGACCTGAACTTTTTCGAACAGCAGCGCTTGAATCGCGGCGGCGTGCTGGTTGAAACTGCCCCCTGGCGGTTGCGTCAACGCCTGGATGGCTCTTCCTGGTTACTCAGCCTGACGCTGGATGAATGGCAAGAGCAGCAGTGGCAGGCGACGGTAGCGCTAGCCGCTGAAGGTTTGGCTAGCCTACCCTTAGAGCGCCGTGAAGCGCGTCTTGACGAACTAGCCAGTACGCGCTGGAGCTTGCGCCTGGTCAATCAGCTGCCGGACGATCTGTCTGCCCAGCAGCGCCAGACGCTGGCCCGCGGCGAGGTGGTCACCCGCCTTGCCGGGGAGCGCCTCGATATCACCCTGTTGACACCTCTTTCAGGCACATCGCCACTTGGCCCTCCATGGCTTGAAGCCGAGCTTCTCGCCTATGACGATCCCTTGCCGCTGCATCTGCATCTGATGCTGCTATTGAGCGTCATGATGATTCTCACCCTGGTGATCTACCTGATCATGCGCAATATCGAATCCCGTATGGCCCGCCTGGAGCTGGCTGCCACACGTATTGCCAGCGGTCGTCTGGAAACGCGTGTCAAAGTCCAGCAAGGTGATTTTCTCGGGCGTCTGGGTATGGCATTCAATGCCATGGCAAGTCAGGTGCAGACGCTGTTGCGCGGCCAGCAGGAGATGATTCGCGCTGTTTCCCATGAGCTGCGCACGCCGGTGGCACGAATCCGCTTTGCCGTACAGATGGTGGAAGACATGACCGATAAGCCGGTCATTCAACGCCAACTGCGAGGTATCGACGCCGATATTTCTGAGCTGGATAAGCTGGTTGACGAGATTCTTACCTATGCGCGCCTGGATGGTGATGCCGTCAATGCGACCGAGATGGAAACCGCACTGGTAGATTGCCGCGCCATGGTAGAGCGGGTGCTGGATACTCTTGCGCCACTGCATGACAACATGACCCTGGCGCTGTTGCCTGGGCCTGATACAGAGCTGCTTGCTGAGCCGCGCTATTTGCAGCGGGCACTACAGAATCTGGTCAGCAATGCTTGCCGGTACGGCCGCTCTCGGGTCGAAGTGCGAGTTTGGAACGAGCCACACCTGGTGCGCATTGATGTAGAGGATGATGGCCCTGGGGTGCCGAAGGATTCACGCACGGAGATTTTCAAGCCCTTTACCCGCCTGGATGATAGCCGCGCACGTAGCTCTGGCGGCTATGGCCTGGGCCTTTCGATTGTGCAGAAAATTATCATCAGGCACGGGGGTAGTATCACCACTGACACTAGCCCCAACCTGGATGGCGCGCGTTTTACGCTGTTGATTCCACGTCGCGATTCGCTGGCTTGA
- a CDS encoding LysR family transcriptional regulator — protein MIELRHLRTLLALRETGSLVEAAERVHLTQSALSHQLKDLENRMDAALFVRKTRPVEFTRAGLRLLHLADSILPEVRRAERDIAKMAGAEQGRLHMAIECHSCFQWLMPTVDHFRDHWPEVEIDIPGGHHFDPLPALAREQLDLVITADPQPLEGVHYAPLFRYEGLLAVARQHPFAQQRFVTPSQLADETLITYPVEHTRLDVFSHFLTPAKVRPKEIRTAELTLMMMQLVASGRGVCALPNWALTEYLQRDYVVAVKLGEQGVWNTLYAAIREESLEMPWIKDFLDTARATSFAVLAGIKPANRDVESTA, from the coding sequence ATGATCGAATTACGCCATCTGCGCACCTTGCTGGCCCTGCGTGAAACGGGCTCTCTGGTGGAAGCGGCCGAGCGGGTACACCTGACCCAATCGGCGCTTTCTCATCAGCTGAAAGACCTGGAAAACCGTATGGATGCCGCGCTTTTTGTACGCAAGACCCGCCCGGTGGAATTTACCCGGGCGGGTCTGCGGCTTCTTCACCTGGCTGACAGTATCCTGCCGGAAGTGCGCCGTGCCGAGCGGGATATCGCCAAAATGGCCGGCGCTGAACAAGGGCGCCTGCATATGGCCATCGAATGCCACAGCTGTTTTCAGTGGCTGATGCCCACGGTGGATCATTTTCGTGACCACTGGCCGGAAGTGGAAATCGATATTCCCGGGGGGCATCATTTTGACCCTTTACCGGCGCTTGCCCGTGAGCAGCTGGATCTGGTGATTACCGCCGACCCCCAGCCGCTGGAAGGTGTTCACTATGCGCCACTATTTCGCTATGAAGGCTTATTGGCAGTTGCCCGTCAGCACCCTTTTGCACAGCAGCGCTTTGTCACACCGTCACAGCTTGCTGATGAAACCCTGATCACCTATCCGGTTGAGCACACCCGCCTGGATGTATTTAGCCATTTCCTGACCCCCGCCAAGGTACGCCCCAAAGAAATCCGCACCGCTGAGCTTACCCTGATGATGATGCAACTGGTGGCCAGTGGTCGCGGCGTGTGCGCTCTTCCCAACTGGGCATTGACCGAATACCTGCAGCGCGATTATGTCGTAGCGGTCAAGCTCGGCGAACAGGGAGTGTGGAACACCTTATATGCGGCCATTCGCGAAGAAAGCCTGGAAATGCCGTGGATAAAAGATTTTCTGGACACCGCACGCGCCACCTCTTTTGCGGTACTCGCGGGGATCAAGCCAGCGAATCGCGACGTGGAATCAACAGCGTAA
- the ppk1 gene encoding polyphosphate kinase 1, protein MAGEHDAPTLRVNRTTTGVQARESQLETDLDDPQLYFNRELSHLQFNIRVLEQALDDAHPLLNRLMFLLIFSSNMDEFFEIRVAGLKHQIALGDDTTGADGRLPKAVLSEISQIAHEQIARQYKILNDTLLPALEAQGLRFRRRSQWTQAQKDWVREMFNNEIMPVISPIGLDPSHPFPRLVNKSLNFIVELEGKDAFGRAGGMAILPAPRSLPRLMTLPKELCEEGYSEYVFLSSMIHAHAEELFPGMQVRGCYQFRLTRNADMTVDPEEVSDLASALRGELLARRYGSGVRLEVADNCPEDLINFLLRQFNLEQEDLYRVEGPVNLTRMMAVLGDVDRPEMLYRSFTPGVPKSLKSGSLFNAISKSDILLHHPFQSFTPIEDLLSEAARDPDVLAIKQTLYRTGADSPIVSALVDAASQGKEVTVVIELRARFDEADNLQLASRLQEAGAIVIYGVMAYKTHAKMMHIVRREKGALRHYAHLGTGNYHSKTAKLYTDYSLLTANEALCADVHRVFQQLSGMGRARRIDTLLHAPFTLHERLCEMIDREAQNARKGKRAHIIVKCNSLTEPKLIKALYRASQAGVECDLIIRGMCCLKPGIEGVSENIRVRSIIGRFLEHTRVFHFHNDGKPETWCSSADFMARNMFHRVETCFPLLDKKLATRVRKDLETYLVDNCQSWLLQSDGSYQLQGHGDGAPISAQETLLYAYASKS, encoded by the coding sequence CGATCTGGATGATCCCCAGCTGTATTTCAACCGCGAACTTTCTCATCTGCAGTTCAATATCCGTGTGCTTGAGCAAGCGCTGGATGACGCGCACCCATTACTTAACCGCTTGATGTTCCTGCTTATTTTCTCATCCAACATGGATGAATTTTTCGAAATCCGGGTCGCTGGCCTGAAGCATCAGATTGCCTTAGGTGATGACACCACAGGGGCCGATGGCCGCCTGCCTAAAGCCGTGCTGAGCGAAATCTCACAGATCGCCCACGAGCAGATTGCCCGCCAGTACAAGATTCTCAACGATACCCTCTTGCCTGCCCTGGAAGCCCAAGGCCTGCGTTTTCGGCGCCGCAGCCAGTGGACCCAAGCCCAGAAAGACTGGGTGCGGGAAATGTTCAACAACGAAATCATGCCGGTCATCAGCCCTATCGGGCTGGACCCTTCTCACCCCTTCCCCCGCCTGGTTAACAAAAGCCTCAACTTTATTGTTGAGCTTGAAGGCAAGGATGCCTTTGGCCGCGCCGGAGGCATGGCGATTCTGCCTGCCCCACGCTCGCTGCCGCGCCTGATGACGCTGCCCAAGGAGCTGTGTGAAGAAGGCTATTCGGAATATGTCTTTCTGTCCTCGATGATTCATGCCCACGCCGAAGAGCTGTTCCCCGGCATGCAGGTACGCGGCTGCTACCAGTTCCGCCTGACCCGCAACGCGGATATGACCGTCGACCCGGAAGAAGTCTCCGACCTGGCCTCTGCGCTGCGCGGTGAATTACTCGCCCGCCGCTATGGCAGCGGGGTACGCCTTGAAGTCGCCGATAACTGCCCGGAAGACCTGATCAACTTCCTGCTACGTCAGTTCAACCTGGAACAGGAAGATCTTTACCGGGTAGAAGGCCCAGTCAACCTGACCCGCATGATGGCCGTACTGGGAGACGTTGACCGGCCCGAGATGCTTTATCGCTCCTTTACGCCCGGTGTGCCCAAGTCACTCAAGAGCGGCAGCCTGTTTAACGCCATCAGCAAAAGCGACATTCTGCTCCATCATCCGTTTCAGTCATTTACCCCCATTGAGGATCTGCTCAGCGAAGCGGCCCGCGACCCGGATGTACTGGCGATCAAACAGACCCTCTACCGCACCGGTGCGGATTCTCCGATTGTCAGTGCCCTGGTGGATGCGGCAAGCCAGGGCAAGGAAGTCACCGTGGTGATTGAGCTGCGCGCGCGCTTTGATGAAGCCGATAACCTGCAGCTCGCCTCGCGCCTGCAGGAAGCAGGCGCTATCGTCATCTATGGGGTCATGGCCTACAAAACCCACGCCAAGATGATGCATATCGTGCGGCGTGAAAAAGGCGCGCTACGTCACTATGCGCACCTTGGCACCGGCAACTATCACTCCAAGACGGCCAAGCTGTATACAGACTATAGCCTGCTGACCGCCAACGAAGCTCTGTGTGCCGACGTTCACCGGGTGTTCCAGCAGCTCTCCGGCATGGGCCGGGCAAGGCGCATTGACACCCTGCTGCACGCGCCCTTTACCCTGCATGAGCGGCTGTGTGAGATGATTGATCGGGAAGCCCAGAATGCCCGTAAGGGCAAACGCGCTCATATCATCGTCAAGTGCAACTCGCTGACCGAGCCGAAGCTGATCAAGGCGCTTTACCGCGCTTCACAGGCCGGAGTGGAATGTGACCTGATCATTCGCGGCATGTGCTGCCTGAAACCCGGTATTGAAGGGGTCTCCGAGAACATCCGTGTTCGCTCGATCATTGGCCGTTTCCTGGAGCATACCCGGGTATTCCACTTCCATAACGACGGCAAGCCGGAAACCTGGTGTTCCAGCGCCGACTTTATGGCGCGCAACATGTTCCACCGGGTGGAAACCTGTTTTCCGCTGCTGGATAAAAAACTTGCGACCCGGGTGCGTAAAGATCTGGAGACCTACCTGGTGGACAACTGCCAGAGCTGGCTGCTGCAATCAGACGGCAGCTATCAACTCCAGGGCCATGGCGACGGCGCGCCGATCAGCGCCCAGGAAACCTTACTTTACGCCTATGCGTCGAAAAGCTGA